In the genome of Streptomyces lydicus, the window AGATTGCGGTGAGCCGGAGGGCGCGGAGGCGTGGGACATGTTTGACAGTCCGTCGCGTCATGCGAAAACCTCCGCTGACAGGCGTCCGGAACGGCAAGAAGGTGGGCCATGAACAGCGAGGAGCTGCTGGCCCTGCTGTCCGCCGTGGGCCATGCACAGCGACTGCGGGTGATCGCCGAACTGGCCGGCGGCCGGCTCTACGTCAGCGAACTGGCCCGCCGGCTGGAGATGTCCCGGCCGCTGCTCTACATGCACCTTGACCGCCTGGAGAAGGCCGGTCTGGTGGTGGGCAGGCTGGAGCTGTCCGAGGACGGCAAGGCACTCAAGTACTTCGAACTGACGCCGTTCGAGCTGAAGCTGAACCTGGCCACCGTCCTCGCGGCCCTCCAGGAGGACCGGTCCGGGACGACCGCACCACACGGGACCGGGGACGCGGAAGGCGCGGTGGAGCCGTCCGTCCGCAAAGGGACCGAACGACCCTAGGGGGACCCGCACATGAACAGCAGCACCATCATCCCGATAGCCGTCCTGGTGATCATCTTCGGTGCGGTCACCACGATCGTGGTGTCGTACTTCAAGCTGCAGCGGCATCGCGCGGACGCCGCCGCACTGGCCGAGTACCGCAAGCTCGCGGAGCGATTCTCCGCCCAACAGGAGGCCGTGGGTGCGCAGTTGGCGGAGCTGGGCGACCGGGTCAAGGCCGTGGAGAAGCTGCTGCACAGCGTGGGCTGACGGCTGCTGCCCTGACGGCTGCTGCCCGGCGTGGGGCAAGGGCCGCTGACCGGCGTGGGTCGGGGACGGCTGACCGACACGGCTTGAGGGCTGCTGACCAGCGTGCGCCGAAGGCCTCCGGCGGACGGAAGCGGGCCGGCGAAGATTTTCCGCACCGCCCGGCAACCCCCGCCCCCGCCGCACGTCGTCACGGGTGAGGGCGCCTTCAGGCGCCGTCCCGTCGACGAACGTGGAGCAGCCGACCGTGAAGTCCGTGAAGTTCAGCCGTACCTCCCGCACCTCCCGTACCTCCCGCGCCTCCGCCGGTTTCCGGCCGTACGCCGCCCGTCTTCACCCCCGTCCCCGCCCCCGTCCGCGCGGTGCGGCCGGCGCCGGGCTGGTCGCGGCGCTCGCGCTGGCCGCGCTGTCCGTGGCCGGTACCGCGCAGGCCGACGACCGGGCACCGCAGCCGCGCCCGCACACCGGCTCCGCTGCCCAGGCACCCACCCCGCGACCGGCCGACGGCAGCACCCGGCCCACGCCCCGACCGGCCACCAGCGCCTTCCCCACACCCCCCACCCGGACCGACGCTCCCGGCACGCCCCGCCCCTCCGCCTCACCCAGCCGCCCGGCACCGCGGCCGAGCAGCGCCGAGCCCCGCCCCAGCGCCTCGCCGGCCTCGCCCGGCACCCACGGCGACGGCCCCGGCGCGTCCGCCCGCCCCGCCCCCGCCAAGGGATCCGGGGGCGGGAAGGAACTCGCCCGCACCGGAGCCTCCTCCACGACCACCATGGCGCTCGGCGGCACCGCCGCGGCCCTGATCGCCGTGGGTGGCGGCACCGTCTACGCGGTCCGCCGCCGGCGCGGCTGAGCCACCGCGAAAGGCCCCCCGCCGCACCCCGAGGAATCGATGGAGCACTCCGCCGGCCCGCAGTACGCCCCGGTACGGTTCGCCGTGCCGGGGCCCCGGTCTGCCCTGTGGCGGTGGCTGCTGCGCACCGCCCGCCCGGCGGCCGCCCGCCGCGAAACACCGCACCCCGGCCACCCGGCCCGCCATCCCGCGTACGGCCAACCGGCAGATTTCGAGGCCTGGTTGCCGGACGAGGCCGTCCCCGCGCCACCCGCACCCCCCGAGCCTCGGCCGACGATCAGCGAGCTCTACCACGCCCACCGGCTGACCATGGTCCGGCTGGCCGTCCTGCTCGTCGACGACCGTGCCACCGCCGAGGACGTCGTCCAGGACGCGTTCGCCGCGCTCTACAAGCGGCACGGCGAACAGCTCGGCGAGGTCGACAATGCGCTCGCCTATCTGCGTACCGCGGTCGTCAACGCCGCCCGCTCGGTGCTGCGGCGCCGGCGCACCGCACGCGGCTACACCCCGCCGTACGAAGCGGATGCACCGTCCGCCGAGGAGCGGATCGTGCTGGACGAGGAGCACCGCGAGGTGTTCGCCGCGCTGAGCGGGCTGACCGCCCGCCGCCGGGAGGTGCTGGTCCTGCGCTACTGGGGCGATCTGACAGAGGCACAGATCGCGGCGACGCTGGGCATCAGCCGCGGCGCGGTGAAGTCGATCGCCAGCCGCGCACTGAACTCGCTGGAAAAGATCTTGGAGGAGCGGTCATGAACGGCCCCGGCACACGACCCGGTGGCGCCGGCGGCGGGCCCGGTGATGCCACGGGCGGCAGCGGCGGCCGGGGCGGAGGCGGTACGGGCCCCGGCCCTGGCCCCGACGGCGCCGCGCCCGGGCGTCCCGTGGAAGACCGGCTGCGCGGGGCCTTCGCCGCGCGCGCCGAGAGCATCGCCCTGAGGGACCTGCGGCCGGCCGCGCCCCCGGGCCCGCACACCCGCCGTGGCCGGCTGCCCGGCCCGATGCGGCCGTGGCTGCGCCGTTTCGGACTGCCGCTGGCAGCGGCCGCCGCGACCGCCGCCGTCGTGATCGGCTTTCTGACGGCCGCCCCCGGCGCCCCGGACCGGCCCCTGCCCGCAACCCCGCCGAGCCCGGTCGGCCCGGCACCGTCCCCGTCATCCCGTACGGGACCGTCCCCCGTCCCGTCCCCGAGCCACCCGTCGCGGGTCCCGCCCCGTACGGGCGGCCCCTCCCGCTCGGCCACGCCCAACGGGACACCGGTCCCGCCGCCGCACTCTTCCCCTACGGACACCCCCACCCCCCGGCCGCCGGCGGAGCCGGGCGGCGGCCCCGCGAGGACCACCGCGGCGCCCTCCACGCCCCCGTCGGCCACCCCCACCCCACGGGGCAGCACCCACGTAGCACCCGGCAGAGGCGGCACTTCCTCATCACCGCAGCCCGGTTGAGAACAAGGGGCCTAAACCCACGGCCCCCGTTA includes:
- a CDS encoding LPXTG cell wall anchor domain-containing protein; amino-acid sequence: MEQPTVKSVKFSRTSRTSRTSRASAGFRPYAARLHPRPRPRPRGAAGAGLVAALALAALSVAGTAQADDRAPQPRPHTGSAAQAPTPRPADGSTRPTPRPATSAFPTPPTRTDAPGTPRPSASPSRPAPRPSSAEPRPSASPASPGTHGDGPGASARPAPAKGSGGGKELARTGASSTTTMALGGTAAALIAVGGGTVYAVRRRRG
- a CDS encoding RNA polymerase sigma factor, translating into MEHSAGPQYAPVRFAVPGPRSALWRWLLRTARPAAARRETPHPGHPARHPAYGQPADFEAWLPDEAVPAPPAPPEPRPTISELYHAHRLTMVRLAVLLVDDRATAEDVVQDAFAALYKRHGEQLGEVDNALAYLRTAVVNAARSVLRRRRTARGYTPPYEADAPSAEERIVLDEEHREVFAALSGLTARRREVLVLRYWGDLTEAQIAATLGISRGAVKSIASRALNSLEKILEERS
- a CDS encoding ArsR/SmtB family transcription factor yields the protein MNSEELLALLSAVGHAQRLRVIAELAGGRLYVSELARRLEMSRPLLYMHLDRLEKAGLVVGRLELSEDGKALKYFELTPFELKLNLATVLAALQEDRSGTTAPHGTGDAEGAVEPSVRKGTERP